One region of Candidatus Eisenbacteria bacterium genomic DNA includes:
- a CDS encoding MATE family efflux transporter, translating into MTDTPSQPTPSADPSRRSVWSELRDAIRGTGADYTKIPLNRAVFLLAVPMVLELVLESTFAVVDIYFVGKLGSSAVATVGLTETMLFLLYSVGMGLAMSVTAVVARRVGEGKRDEAAVTAVQAIWIALLASVPFAIAGVVFAKDLLRLMGADAWTLEHGYRYMQWALGSNVVILLLFTINAIFRGAGDPSAAMRVLWFANSLNIVLCPVLIFGLGPIPAFGIQGAAMATTIGRGSGVLLQLWILFRGGHHLRVLRSQIVWHGAILWNILRTSFGGIGQMIVGMTSWIFLMRILSDIGSQAVAGATIAIRIMMFTMMPAWGMSNAAATLVGQNLGAKQPDRAEASVWRIGAYNMAYLIAVAVAFFALPRELIGFFTTDPAVIAVGAEWLRILSYSLFVYGWWMVSVQAFNGAGDTATPTWINLVFFWLIQIPLSWLLAVKLGWGHSGVFWGVFVSETSVGLFTLWLFTRGRWKTAQV; encoded by the coding sequence GTGACCGACACCCCATCGCAGCCGACACCCTCCGCCGACCCGAGCCGCCGCTCCGTCTGGTCCGAGCTGCGCGACGCGATTCGCGGCACCGGCGCGGACTACACGAAGATCCCGCTGAATCGCGCGGTCTTCCTGCTGGCCGTCCCGATGGTGCTGGAGCTCGTGCTCGAGTCGACCTTCGCGGTGGTCGACATCTACTTCGTCGGGAAGCTCGGCTCCTCGGCCGTCGCCACCGTGGGGCTGACCGAGACGATGCTGTTCCTCCTGTACTCGGTCGGGATGGGCCTCGCCATGTCGGTGACCGCCGTGGTGGCCCGCCGCGTCGGGGAAGGGAAGCGCGACGAGGCCGCGGTGACGGCGGTACAGGCCATCTGGATCGCGCTCCTGGCGTCCGTTCCGTTCGCGATCGCGGGCGTCGTGTTCGCGAAGGACCTTCTGAGGCTCATGGGCGCCGACGCCTGGACGCTCGAGCATGGCTACCGGTACATGCAGTGGGCGCTCGGCAGCAACGTCGTGATCCTGCTGCTCTTCACGATCAACGCGATCTTCCGCGGCGCGGGCGATCCGTCCGCGGCCATGCGCGTGCTCTGGTTCGCGAACAGCCTCAACATCGTGCTCTGCCCGGTCCTGATCTTCGGCTTGGGTCCGATCCCGGCGTTCGGCATCCAGGGCGCCGCGATGGCGACGACGATCGGCCGGGGCTCCGGCGTGCTGCTGCAGCTCTGGATCCTGTTCCGCGGAGGACACCACCTGCGCGTGCTGCGGTCCCAGATCGTCTGGCACGGCGCGATCCTGTGGAACATCTTGCGAACGTCGTTCGGAGGAATCGGCCAGATGATCGTCGGCATGACCTCGTGGATCTTCCTCATGCGGATCCTCTCGGACATCGGCAGCCAGGCCGTGGCCGGCGCCACGATCGCGATCCGCATCATGATGTTCACCATGATGCCGGCCTGGGGTATGTCCAACGCGGCGGCGACGCTCGTGGGACAGAATCTCGGCGCGAAGCAGCCGGATCGCGCGGAGGCCTCGGTGTGGCGAATCGGGGCGTACAACATGGCGTACCTGATCGCGGTGGCGGTCGCGTTCTTCGCGCTTCCGCGCGAGCTGATCGGCTTCTTCACCACGGACCCGGCGGTGATCGCGGTCGGCGCCGAGTGGCTCCGGATCCTCTCGTACTCGCTCTTCGTCTACGGCTGGTGGATGGTCTCGGTCCAGGCCTTCAACGGCGCGGGCGACACGGCCACGCCGACCTGGATCAACCTCGTGTTCTTCTGGCTGATCCAGATTCCGCTGTCGTGGCTGCTCGCGGTGAAGCTCGGCTGGGGGCACTCGGGCGTGTTCTGGGGCGTGTTCGTCTCGGAGACGTCGGTGGGGCTCTTCACGCTCTGGCTCTTCACGCGCGGGAGGTG